Proteins from one Drosophila gunungcola strain Sukarami chromosome 3R, Dgunungcola_SK_2, whole genome shotgun sequence genomic window:
- the LOC128259179 gene encoding transmembrane protein 141, which yields MNDIKRLKDQQREKHPGFDGYIDCMTRSLFTGLATFCLGFSGTYFAQKIIQSRIRYPVKYNILISSLVATGVSYQTTSSRTKSCQAAWMAFEEKHSVLNEKTF from the exons ATGAACGATATCAAGCGTTTGAAGGATCAACAGCGCGAGAAGCACCCAGGATTCGATGGTTACATCGATTGCATGACCCGTTCCCTTTTCACAGGACTCGCCACATTTTGTTTGG GTTTTTCCGGCACCTATTTCGCCCAAAAGATCATACAATCCCGTATTCGATATCCTGTTAAGTACAACATACTGATTTCATCTTTGGTGGCCACCGGAGTATCCTATCAAACGACTTCTTCGCGCACGAAATCCTGCCAAGCGGCGTGGATGGCTTTTGAGGAAAAGCATTCCGTGCTGAACGAGAAAACCTTTTAG